The genome window TCTCGACCCACGATTACCATGGAGCCTCATGTGTCCGAAAAGTGCTTGGCGGCTGTTAAAGCGCATCCCACACACTCTGCAAATATGATACTGCTGTGTCTGGGCAGGGGAGgagaattgaaggaagaagagtCATTACCATTGTTCCTAGACATCTTGAAttgcttcaaattaagaaaacaaatccTTAATTAATTACCAGCTATGATCAGCGAATTGTGGTGAAGAATTAATATATAGAGGTGGGAAATATTTCTACTTTGCTAGtgtacaataatataatatgcttAAGCCTTCTACGTTTTTTTCATGAATGATTCAAAACTAGAATGACAAATATGAACTGAGTAGCTTTAGTTCcatgtttttcttctcttttttattttcacaaCATATATGCATTATTCTTCCGTGGTTGGTGGTTTCTTTACAAAAGAAGTTTACGGGCCATTAGCTAAATCACCTAAAACCAACGTCAacaaaaaaagtacaattgTGGTGTATAATATCAACAAATAGATTAGGCAACAATTCaattaagggtcacacttgtatgagaccgtctcacagatccttattcgtgagatggggcgagtcgggtcaaagcatcatgcaaatgtcatacttatatgtgcaaatctcacacttatatgctcaaatataacactaatcaaaaatacaatttttgttacttataagagaaaaagtaatacatttttcataataagtaatgttgacaagtgtctctcacttataagggcaaatataatacttttgaggaaaaatgtaatacttttaaatcgaaatgtgaaagtattgtattttcccttaaaagtattacatttaccctaataagtaacaaaaattttattcctgattagtattacatttgagcatataagtatggcatttgtgcatataagtgttacatttacattttgacctgacccgacccgacccgtctcatggtgagacggcctcacacaagtttttgccttcatttaaatatatatactagaagttactcttttattaaaattactagATTAATTATCAAATCAATATAGTTAAATTTATCATATCATTACCATGTCTAGATATATTAAGACTTAATTGCTTGCAATTATCAAGATTAGAACCTCAATCAtaaattatgaattgaaattactaattgattgaaaatataaaaaaaatattaatggaaaaggaaatagaaatttgacaaattggaaaagaaaatgatattactaattgactgaaaattatttaaaaatttaaaaaaaaataattacactttccttttgaaaactttaaattatttaaactaaaaaaaattaattaaacatggattgttagtttttataataattacaattaattcattcgaATATGgcagaggaagaaaaaattaaatgcgatatggtaaaaatgaatatacttaaggtataaaagtataattgcacatatattagtgtaattgactaataatgattgcataataattattatggtaattaagctaaacattggttgttgaatttatttttataataattataattaaattatttctcattttctcatatttattttagtaataatataattacataagtcgtGTTACATGTcgatatttttaagataattgtagataagcaaatcatatattattcaattaattgagtaatacttttgcactaatattataatcaaataaatgtacatgttcaatattagaattttaataatttcatctttatttttattttctaaatatataataaaaaaatttatcaatgcatcgcacgggtaattggacaattatttgctctaactcaagcaaggaaaacattaggagacataatcgatccaaccaatttcatgtgctatataatattcgatgttataatttacgtaattgtatatcgatccaaatattcttaaaatattataaaacattCATTCCGTACAACGCacaggcgaaaatactagtaatctacgggtgtgtttggtaacccggaaaatgatttccggaaatcattttccggacttTTGGTGTTTGGTAACATCCGggaaatgtggtcaacggaaaacattttccgttgaccacggaaaatgagctcatttttcaggaaaatgacttccggacaaaaaatccggaagtcattttccagaaacggaaaatggcttcgtgcgatgtttttttgtaaaaaaaataaattatttctaataaatattattagtttatatatttttatattttaaataaaataataaaatatataattatacatttctactcattttccggaaaatgaaccaaacacacacagatagttttccagaatacatccaaacaccgaaaatgaactcatttttcggaaaatgactcattttccataaaacattttccaaaagtcattttcctactttccaaacacacccacatctacaatcttaataagagccaataaagttatctacaatcttaataagagccaaaaaagTTATGGCtctaacgggaagaaaaaaatgttggtggtaattatttacttaaacgaatggttcatattattttgattttagtaattttttatgattttccttctttaccctctatatattattttattccctTCAATAGCCCTACATTccattagtataaactttagtaacggaataatCCCTTAACTttccattaatttatttaaaaaaggtCCTAGGTTCGgacctcatcccaatcagagttagcataattgttaaacatatactacgaatatgttagagaatattattgaaaagtgagTAACTCACTCAGTTacacttattaaattaaataaattagtaactacaacaaaaattaatgcATATGcgtttcttatagaaattattaatgggtaagttaaaagttaacggaatattccgttactaaagttaaaagttaacggaatgtgaGGTTATTTacgggaagaaaataatataatagagggtaaagaaggaaaatcataaaagattactaaaatcaaaataatatgaaccattcgttttataagtaaataattacacaacattttttttatgattttccttctttaccatctattatattattttattccctTTAATAATCCTACATTCCGttaatataaactttagtaacggaatattccgttaacttttaacttatccattaatttcgGTAAGAAATGTCTTatgttcgaacctcatcccaatcagaattggcataattgttaaacatatactgcGAATATGTTAGAGAATACTATTGTAAAGTGAGTACCTCACTCTATTACacctattaaattaaataaattagtaactacaacaaaaaataatacatatgcatttctttaatttagaattcgatatttacaatgcctttattcaaaaaaaaagattattcattattatcaaaaaatttaaaaagaggtataatttcattaattatattgtctttattttctacaataaaaaatattcattataaaaaaatataaattagttatatgtctttattttctacaataaaaattattcattatcaaaaaattaaaaaagagatataatttcattggttgtattgtctttattttctacaatgttaagattcattaccttcaaattatattaactacttggggaagatttgagaaataaaaaatgtccgtcaaattatttgatgaaatgaatattttaaattattttaattttagtattttcctattttaccatctattatattattttctcacTTAAATATCTCAGCTTGTAAATTTTTTCGGCTAATAGTTTTAGTTTCGTACGGTGCGAGACGGCGAAGCGCTGGTGAGACGCTTGGGGGACagttgttgattttgaaattaACTGAAACTATTACAATTGAAATCCGCTTTTTGTTTAGCGCTCTATTAGAAATCACATGACCAAAACAAGTTAAAAATGTCCgtaaaattatttgataaaataaatggttcaaattagtttaattttaatatttttctttagttttcctacttttttttttttgaagattttaGTTTTCCTACTTTActatctattatattattttcttctttaaatATCCCACCTTAttttttgagaagaaatatCCGTTGATAACTTTAGTTTTCCGTTAATTGTTTTTGCGTTGTTAATAGGGTTTATTTAGAAATATCCGCTCCCTGTGCTCGAGCTTCCCAGTCCATCAAACGGCGCGAGACGGCGGAGCGCTGGTGAGACGCTTCGGAAACGATTGGAGGACaattgttgattttgaaattaACCGAAGCTATTACAATTGAATTTCGCTCCCTGTTTAGCTGCTCTATCGGAAATCAGCTTATCGAAACAGGTTTTTAGTTCAAATCTTATCCCCAAGTccgtttgtttatttttcactAATTTGTCTTCAATTTGAGTATGTGAGTGAGTTGTGAGTTTTTGTCTGTTTTTGATTTATTCTCGTTaaggattttgattttgatttttccATGCTACCAAAATTTCATTCTTCCTGTGTTTTTATCTGCATCTAAATCTTTGCCTCCTGACTGGCTCCACTATCCTTTTCCTTGTGTGTGTAAATTCTTTATGTTTGTTGTCTTAACTAGAAGATATCATAAACAAATtctgaaaatgaattggtttgTCAGAATAGTTACTGCAGTCGTGCAAAGCAAATTGTTATTTCTGTCAATAATTAAGTCACTGCTTGAGGCTTTAGTTGTAACTGGTAGGTAAATTAATGATTCTTAGTTCCAAAGTGAAGGGGGAAATCTGTATGTATGTGAGAAAggtttatttttgggtggaggAAAGGATTACTTGAATTGGCCAGATGGATGCGGAAGAGCCAAGGGCTGGACTAACAGAGCCAACTGCATGGCAGATGTTGTCAAAAGATCAAAAGTACATGGAATCTGCCTAGGATTTGTTCATCTTCTGGAacgaaaaaaaagaaatttccTTTATATCCGATTCTGTGATAAAtctctctctttttattttttatattttttatatttttctttggtttaatatatttttctactGCACTTGGTGTTTTGAAGATTTTCtgcaattcatttttatttcccAAGTTTCTGTTCACATAAGTGGAAATTTCGATGAATATTAATGCTGTTATACAAAGTTGTCAACTTTGTTTCACTACAATGGCATATTTACTTGTGCACTTCCaactttttttccattaatgtaaaaaaaaaaaagacagaaGAAAGACTGtattttttccatttctctTACTCTAGAATGCTATATAATTAAATGCTCATTGTGTATATTTGAAGTAAAGACATATCTTTTTCTATTCTTTGTAAATATTGATGTGTTTTGTGTTTCTCTTTGATTATAGGATTCGATCGTCAGTTATAGTTTACTGTGTTAAGGTTTACCGGGTAGCTGCCATTTCTCCTTTCCTGTTCGCAGCGTTTTCCTCTGATCTGATTTGCCAATCCGGTTACATTATCTGTTCCAGGTAAACCTCTAATCAATCTTACACTCCAATTCACTTAAGATCTAGAGAAATTTTTCGGTTGCATGATCAATATAGTGAAGATTTCAGATttattgatgaacaaatggttCTGGATCTCatgaattctttaattttattatttaatttagaagaAGTTTGTGTTTCAATGTGCATCTGAACTTCTGGGAAATTGCAGTAATTTATACTGTGCTTAGGTAAATTATATTGAAGTATACTGTTCACTGGATAACTTTGATGTTGTATTTTTCTATTGTAGGAGTAGTTCATTTGTTATTTCTGTTTTGTTTATTCCATATCAATCTGCCAAGAATTACACTGGTTTTTGAGGTTAAAGGTTTTGCATATTTATAGCCCCATAAGTTACGTCATAATTGTCATGAAGAGGGTTTGTATGAATAATTCAATAACTGGAATGTTGTGAAAGTTAAGCATATTGGCTACTGATTGCAAATGCAATTTATTGAGATTCAATATAAAGATTTCATTAATGTATTCCGGTAGGGTgaacaaattttaatattaagatGAAGTTGAAGTTACAGATTGAATTAAATGAAGATTATTGCAAATCTATATTTACTTGTAAATGGTTGAATGGAGTTTCTTAGTTGTTGCTATACTttaaagtacttatttaaaaataaacattgggcattatctattcgcgcaacgcgcgtgtaaaactagtgtataaataaaatttaaaagaaaaaacacacaTACATCATGGATATAAAAACTTATATGTTTTTagatacatataaaatttcctaaatcctaaaactaaaataaaatctaaaatcaAGCTAATTGTACCCCTAGTTTAGTAGTTCCAGCCGACTGCCGATCTGCTCCATCCCTAGTTCAGAGTGAAGTTCCAGCCGTCTGCAGTTCTGTGCCATCGCTCCAGTAGTTCCAGCCGACTGCAGTTCTGTGCCATCGCTCCAGTAGTTCCAGCCGACTGCAGTTCTGCCGCCGCTCTAGTCTCCTCCGACCAGTCCTCCACCGCACCAGTGTTCTCCGTCGCACTCCGTCTCCTCCATTGGCCaggtttgttttatttatttatttatttcaatagtATTAAGACAATAAGACTATCCTGTGAATTTATTTTGTTGTGTGAAATTCGTTGTTTTTCTCAGTTTTGTTTCAAGTAGCCAGTAGAGTAGTAGATAAATACTCGAATATTTATGTTTGATGTTTTCTGTATCAGCACTTAAATGTTCGGTTCAGTTAATTCGGTAACAGAAATTTCGGTTTAGTTAACGGGTTTAAAAATTCTGTTGATTCGGTTGGGTTAAAACATGattaaccgaatgcacacccctagTTACACCCACGCTGCATTCGAAAGAAAAACCCTTCGCTAAGCCTTTTCAACATCCCATCGCCGTTGTTGAAATCTAAGCGTATTAAATCAGGTTATTATCTTCAATTTGTTGTCTCGGTTTTTCTGAAGTTATATATTGACGCATGAATCTACTGTTCTGTAGATTGCATATTGATCGACTTAGGATAATGATATAGTATAAACGTTAAATATTGatgttaaaattttgattttgtgattcttTTCATTTGTAGTTCACATAGTTGGTAGCTAGAGTGAGTgtgtatatgcatatattttttctttctctgttgGCAATTGGTATTgtatgaattgaatttatgGAAATCTTTTGACCTCTTTTTAGTGAAATACGAAGAGAACatgaaattatttgtttttttttttattaaatacattGATGTAATAGAAAgaatatttttagttaatttttgtCCCAGGATGCGAATATACCTAAAAACAGCTCTTTCGAATTTGCCCTGTACTGCATACTTAGCTCCATCATAGTCATGAACTATAGGCAATGGCAAATCCTATAGAGGCAGAGCAGTAGCTTCTAGGTCAAAGCCAATCTGATACAATAAACCAGACAATAGAAATGCAACTCACTTTATCCACCATTGACCAAAACTTCAACTTTCCTATGTTTTGAATTATTTAGAAGCAAGGTTTTAAAAGGCGGAGGCGTTCCTCGAGGCGTTTTGTAATGCTGAGGAGAGGCGTAAGTCTCGAGGTACATTGAGGCGTAAGCCTCaacttttataaaaaatatattaataaccTATAAACATTCTTCATAACACCATAAGATCTCCTGGAGCACTGGGAGTAGTTCTTTTCTTCCAATGATTCACCATGTTTAGATATATGAAGccacaatatacatatatatatacacacacacacacacacacacacacacacacacacactaatacCCAAAGGAGATTACGATGAGGGAAGAGAAGAAAagataaacaataaaaaaaatgacgaAAAGAGATAAAGGTGTACTTGGTAGTTCGCCATCGCCTGTCAGAGCTGGGAGGTCGTCGTCGCCTGGAGGTTGCCGTCTTCCCAGATCATATTTTTTCCTTCTAATTCTACTCTAATTAGGGCTGGGCTAGATTGGGTCTAGGTTTTAAACAAATAAGTTAGGtttaaatcatttaaatttATGGGCTTTGCCTGCTACGCCTCAAACACGTGTTGAGGCGCATGAAAGGCGTACGCCTCTACTTCAGCCTAAGAGGTGTACGTCTCAGTACCTTTCCCTTACGCCTCACTTTGAGGCCCGCCTCTTTTTAAACATTGTTTAGAAGTTTACCCTTATTCCTTTATCCACCATTGACCAAAACTTTCTCATTCTATGTACTTGGTCAATTGAAATGCAACTCACTTCAAATTGTATCTGCCATTAGCTTTGTTGGGTCAGGATAAAAAGATGGTTGAAGTTATTTTAGGCATGCCAGGGCCATGGGCTGATGATATCTATGAAGTAGCTGATCATTATACAACAAAAATTGGTGGACTTCCAGTAAGGATATTTGAATGTCTTTGTTTTGATTTATTGTTTTATAATCTTCTCTTTAGATCtataaattacttttttcttttaggACTGGCCTGTTTCAGTTAGCATGATAAGGTCCCATCTGCTTGAGTGCAGTGCATGTAAAAGCAATCTCTGTCTCCTTGCACAGGTTTTACAATTTATAACTGTTTTGTTGACTAACTGTGtcattctttttttatttattttattttattaaagaaggttgttaaacttttgttttgtatttctCCTTTCATTTGGTTTTCTCAGGTTTATGCTCCTATTTCAAGCAAGAGTGCTAGCATTGAAGAAcgtgtaatttatatttttggttGTGTTGCACCAAAATGTGGGAGCTCACCTGTAAGGTCTCTTTAGAATTCAATTCCAGCATAATTTAGTCAAATGCCATAGTTGTTCTGGTGATTGGTTACACTTGTGATTTCTGTTTTCCATATAGCTGGAGAGCTATTCGGGTTCAGAAATCTGTTAGTGGTGAAGGATCAAAGCCCCCATATGATGAGTCTGCCCATGCACCTGCACCTTCTGTTTCTACTACAAATAATGACTGGAAAAAGGATTTGTGGACATTTGATTCAACTGAAGAGGAGGATAATGAAAGCAATGATGATATAGATTTGGAAGACTTAAGTAGGGCATTTTCTGAAGCTGCAAGCCTTGCTTCTCAATCCAAGAAGCAAATTCACAATCATGAATGTGATGCAAAACCTTCACCTTTAGGTCACACAGCTAGAGTGATTGATGAAAAAATACCAGGTAGAGTCTGATTCGTGGAGGTTTTAACAAAAGTGATAAAATTTCAAAGGTTTAAGGCCTTATCTAATGTCTTTTTGGTGTATCACCTTCCTCTTTTTACTTGGCTTTGGATTTGTTAGTCTCTTTTCTTTTAAATGTTATTCAACTTGAATAGTTATATTGTGAATGATTTGTTAAGTGCAGTGCTGCCTTGTTTCTATATACATGCTGAAGAGGAGAAATTCTCTAAAGAGAGCAGTTCTGCATGTTCAAAAGACACTCTGCTTTCTATCAAGGAACAAAATGCTGATTCTGATCATTCAAAAGATGAAATGTGGGAAGAAGAGAGTTATGAATATGACAGAGCACCAAATGCGGACAGGATTTACCTTAAATTCAAAAAGCGAATGGACTCATACCCTCAGCAATGTTTCAGGTAATAGCATCGGGAAGCTAGGATCTTTTGAGACTAATCAAAACGCTTGTCATTTTCCTAGCCTGAAGTAATATATCTGTAGTAGTTGCTTTCTTGATAGTTCAATTTACTCTGAACTTGATTGTGGAACTTGTGTCAAAGAAGTCTTAAATACATTTAAAATTCTTTCTATGGATTGAGCCAGTATCGAGCTTTCAATTTTATACTCAATAGTAATCTCCGTTCTCTAATTTTATCAGGTGCCCAAGAGAACACAGAAAGCAAGTTGATTGCCCTTGCTTATTTAGTGTTAATCATaagatttttgtgttttttaacaATGaactttattttgtaatataagCATCATATTCACTTCCTTTCATCTTTTCTACCCCATTATACCTAGATACTCGTATGGTGGAAAGACACTATTAGCCTCTGCAGAGCACAGTGATCCTGGGATATGCAGGCTGTGTGGTGGATCTAGGCACTATGAAATGCAGCTGATGCCCCCACTGCTATATTTTCTACATGAAGCTACTAGCAACCAACTGAGACAATCTCTGGAGAACTGGAACTGGATGACTTTAATTATCTACACTTGTTCCGAGGTGAGCTTTTCAATCTATGAATATttcatacaatataatgtatttgaaactagatataagatgtattttatatttatataatgtatatgtatactttaatttatgaaat of Ipomoea triloba cultivar NCNSP0323 chromosome 3, ASM357664v1 contains these proteins:
- the LOC116013668 gene encoding programmed cell death protein 2-like, which gives rise to MVEVILGMPGPWADDIYEVADHYTTKIGGLPDWPVSVSMIRSHLLECSACKSNLCLLAQVYAPISSKSASIEERVIYIFGCVAPKCGSSPVSWRAIRVQKSVSGEGSKPPYDESAHAPAPSVSTTNNDWKKDLWTFDSTEEEDNESNDDIDLEDLSRAFSEAASLASQSKKQIHNHECDAKPSPLGHTARVIDEKIPVLPCFYIHAEEEKFSKESSSACSKDTLLSIKEQNADSDHSKDEMWEEESYEYDRAPNADRIYLKFKKRMDSYPQQCFRYSYGGKTLLASAEHSDPGICRLCGGSRHYEMQLMPPLLYFLHEATSNQLRQSLENWNWMTLIIYTCSESCSNYSSEENCGKDGWIVVEEAIVVQYE